The genomic region TATCTGTCAGATAACTTTCCCCAAACGACAACAAAAATTAATTGAAATAGTGGATAAATGCTGGTAAGCACCCCAATATGGAAGTTGATTAAATCGGTGTCGAGATTGTCTTTTAAAGCTAATCTTTCGGTATAGTAGGGAAGGGTTGGCAATAAAATACCATAACCCAACATCACTACAAATAAACTCAACAGGATTAAAGATATCCTGTTGAGTTTTTCTTTTCTATCCATTTATTTTTTACCGATTTTTCGCTTCAATAACTGCGCATTAATAGCCACTATAATTGTACTCAAACTCATAAATACCGCACCAACCGCAGGACCTAAAACAAAGCCTGAAGAATATAATACACCAGCTGCTAGAGGAATAGCCACGACATTGTATCCCGTAGCCCAAATCAAATTCTGAATCATTTTATTGTAGGTCGCTTTTCCAAATAAAATTAGGTTGGCAATATCTTGTGGATTACTGTTGACCAGAATAATATCGGCAGTTTCAGCTGCTACATCTGTACCTGAGCCTACTGCAATTCCTACATCGGCTTTTGCGAGCGCGGGCGCATCATTTACACCATCACCCGTCATAGCTACAAAATCACCTTTGTTCTGTAACTCTTCTACAATTTCAACTTTTTGATGTGGCAATACCTCGGCGTAGTAACCATCCAATCCAAGTTTTTCACTCACAGCTTTAGCGGTTTTTTCATTATCACCAGTTGCCATTAGAACTTTAATGTTATTCGTTTTAAATATTTTGATTGCCTCGGCAGATTCTGGTCTTATTTCATCAGCAAGGGCGATGTAACCGGCCAATTTTCCATCAATTAAAACAAACACTACAGTTTCCGCTGCATCGCTGTAAGCATCTTCAGGAATAGTAATTTTCTCATCTCTTAGATAGCCTGGACTTACTACCTTAACTTGTTTGCCTTCCACATTTGCCTCTACACCTTTACCAGTAATAGCATTGAAGTTTTCTGGGCTAGGGATAGTAATATTATCTTCTTTTACTTTTTTGATAATACCAACTGCAATAGGGTGTTCTGAGCTTTGTTCCAATGCACTTGAAAGTCTTAAAATTTCCTCTGTTGAATAAGTCTCGTTAACAGACTCAATTCGAGTGACACCAAAATCACCCTTGGTTAGTGTTCCTGTTTTATCAAAAAGCAAAGCTGAAATTTTTCTGGACTCTTCAAAAGCTGTTCTATTTCGGATAAGCAATCCATTTTGAGCAGATACAGCGGTAGAAATAGCAACCACAAGCGGAATGGCAAGCCCTAATGCGTGTGGACAAGCAATTACCATAACAGTAACCATTCTTTCTAAAGCATAGACAAATGGAAAGCCTAAAATCAGCCATACTGCTAATGTTCCAAAACCAATAGCCAAAGCGATATAGGTTAGCCATTTTGCAGCCCTATCTGATAGGTTTTGCATCTTCGATTTGGTTTTTTGCGCTTCCTCGACCATCTTAATGACCTTGTTTAGATAGCTGTCTTTTCCAGTATGTTCAACTTTTACTTTTAAGGTGCTATTGCCATTTACAGAACCACCAATAACCTTATCGTTTTCATCTTTTTTTACAGGTTTGGATTCGCCTGTAAGCATAGATTCATTTAGGTAACTTGAACCGTCTACTATAATCCCATCAGCGGGAACTTTTTCACCTGGTTTTACCAAAATCACATCATCTTTTAGTAAATCTTCCAAAGGAATGTCTTCTATGGTGTCACCTTTTACCCTGTGCGCTTCCGCAGGCATCATACTTACCAGTAACTGCAAGGCTTTTGATGCACCTAACACACTTTTCATTTCTATCCAATGACCAAGCAACATTATGGCTATAAGTGTTGATAGTTCCCAGAAAAAGTCTTCACCTCTTAAGCCAAATACAGTAGCTGTACTATAAAAATAAGCTACGGAAATTGCCATAGAAATCAAGGTCATCATTCCTGGTGCACCTTTTTTGACTTCAGACCAAAACCCTTTTAAAAATGGCCAACCACCATAAAAATATACAACAGTGGAAAGTGCAAAAAGGATGTATGGATTTCCTGGAAGTAAAAATTCATAACCAAAAAATTCCTGAATCATTGGTGAGAAGAACAATATAGGGATGGTAAGCACGAGTGTTACCCAAAACCGTTTTCTAAAGTCTGCAATCATCATTTTATGATGGTCGTGACCCATTTGACCGTGACCCGGATTGTGACCCGAATGGTCCCCACCTTTGTGGTTCATTTTAGAATGGTCTTCTTTTTTGTGTTTCATCTTCGAATGGTCCATTTTAGAATGGTCCATTTCATCGTGATTGTGGTGTTCGTGATTTTCCATTATTGTCTTGTTTAAGTGTTATCGTAATTTTTTTCTCATAGCTTCCGAAATGTTTTCGGCATAGACGCCATAGGCATCTACCAAAAGTCCTTTAATCCCATTTTTTGATGAAATAGCATAAAGCACACTGTTATCATCGGTACTGCTCATACCTTCAAAACGATGCATCTCGTCAACATTAAAATCTTCTGGGTGTATTTCAATTTTTAGTGAGGCACACTCCAAACATTCTGGTTTTAGGTTAAAATCGTATGTATAACCTTTTCGCTGTAAATCGTTTATTGCTTCTGAAAGGGTGTCGTAATTGTTCATTTTTATTTTATTTATAAGTCATTGTAAAATAACTATTATCTTCTTCTGTAAATTTCTGAAAGGTCAATAAACCATTCCCGTTTAATTTTTCGTTAACGGTATAGTTGAGTTGCTTAATGCGAATGCCCCAAGCATAAGCCTTAATATTTATTTTTGAATTAATGTTGGTTTTGTTGTCCTTCAATGTTCGGTCGTAAATCTTTATGATGCTTTTTGAACCAAAAAAATCCAGCAGTCCTGAATCAAAAGTCATTTCCAATTCTATATCTTCAAGATTGTCCAAATCGTAGAGGTCTTTAAATTTTTTAGAGGTGGTATTAATTTCGGTCTCCTTTGATTTTGGGTTTGAAAAAGGAAAAGCCATTACCCTTATACTCGCTTCATCAGGTTTACAGCGATAGGTTGTGGTGTATTTATCGGTCGATTTTTTGTCACGATCAAACAATTCCGTAACCACCTCAATTTCATAGTATCCATTTTTCTTTATTGTTTCACCAGCTTCAAAAGTTTGTTTGTTTAGAAAAGAGCCTTCTTCATCAAAATTTTCTCGAACAACAACTCTACCCGAAATCTGCCCAATAAGCATTTCAGTTTGTCCAGTCATTGTGATACTGAATAAAGTGATTAGTACTATGAAGCCTTGTTTTCTCATATGTGATGCATTAATTTTTTTACCTCTTTCGCCATAATATCACTCAAATCTATTCCATTTGAAGAATGTGGGATGGTATTGCACGTCACTATTTTTTCCACTCCGGAATCCAATAAATCTTGATAGGCATTTCCTGAAAAAACGGCGTGAATACCGACGCAAATAGGTGGTTTCATTCCTGCCTTTTTAAGATGTTGTACGGTTTCAATCATTGTTCGGGCTGTGGAAATAATATCATCTACCAAAATGGGTGTAGCATCTTTATAGATATCCACATCGGGAACAGAGACTTCTACATCACGGTCACCGTGACGCACCTTTTGTAATACTGTAAATGGTGCTCCTGCATTTTTGGCGACTTCTGAAACCCATTGTTCACTTTCAGAATCGGGACCGATAAGTACTGGGTTTTCGATGTTTTCTTTTATCCATTCTGAAATGGCATCGGCAGCGTGAATCACTTTATTTGGAATTTGATACACTTCTCCCAACGAACTAATTCTGTGCAAGTGAGGGTCAACCGTGGTAATGCTATCGGCAAAACCTGAAATCAATTTTCCAAAGAAACCAGAAGTTACCCCTTCGCCTTCATTAAATACTTTGTCCTGCCTCATATATGCCAAATAGGGCGCTACCAAACAGGTGCACATTGCCCCTAATGATTTGGCAGTATGACTTAAAAAATAAAGGGGCAATAGTTTTTCGTCTGGTTCGTGCAAGGTGCATACCAGTACAACACATTTGTCTTTAACATCAGATAAGATACGTGTATAGGATTCCCCATCAGGGAATTTACGCAAAGTGGCTTTGCCCACTTCAGCATCCATTTTTGTAGCCATTAGTTCTGTGAGTTCTTCATTTCCGGGAAGACTGAATAATATTGTTTTCATAGTATGTTCTTTAATTTATAGTTATGATGTCGTTATGGTTGTTTTCATATTCCAAGGCATAATTAAGTTCACCTTTGGATTCAGCATATATGGTATAAAGCAGTTGGTTCTCTTCGATTTGTTCTCCCAAATGCACATTTAGAAGAATCCCTGCCGATTTAGATTGTGGTGCTCCAGAAAGCTTGGCCAGTTTTGCAATTTTACGGTTATCAATTCGTTGCAAAACGCCTGACTTTTCAGCTTTAATTTCAATTTTATAAGGTGCTAAAACTGGTTTTGAAAATTGACCTTGCGCCTTACAAATGGCTACGAATTTTTCATATGCTTTTCCAGATTTGAGAATTTTATGTGCGGTTTCCTGTCCCTTTCCTTTTTCTACTTTTCCAGAAAGTTCTAATAGTTCAGTAGCTAAAAGCAATGCTCTTTCTGTTAAGTCTTTAGGTGCATCTTCCTCATTTTTCAAAACTTTTAATATATCTATGGCTTCTAAAGTTGGACCGATACCCCTTCCAACAGGCTGCGTGCCATCCGTAACTACAACTTTTACATTC from Christiangramia sp. OXR-203 harbors:
- a CDS encoding ribose-phosphate pyrophosphokinase, which encodes MKTILFSLPGNEELTELMATKMDAEVGKATLRKFPDGESYTRILSDVKDKCVVLVCTLHEPDEKLLPLYFLSHTAKSLGAMCTCLVAPYLAYMRQDKVFNEGEGVTSGFFGKLISGFADSITTVDPHLHRISSLGEVYQIPNKVIHAADAISEWIKENIENPVLIGPDSESEQWVSEVAKNAGAPFTVLQKVRHGDRDVEVSVPDVDIYKDATPILVDDIISTARTMIETVQHLKKAGMKPPICVGIHAVFSGNAYQDLLDSGVEKIVTCNTIPHSSNGIDLSDIMAKEVKKLMHHI
- a CDS encoding copper-translocating P-type ATPase gives rise to the protein MENHEHHNHDEMDHSKMDHSKMKHKKEDHSKMNHKGGDHSGHNPGHGQMGHDHHKMMIADFRKRFWVTLVLTIPILFFSPMIQEFFGYEFLLPGNPYILFALSTVVYFYGGWPFLKGFWSEVKKGAPGMMTLISMAISVAYFYSTATVFGLRGEDFFWELSTLIAIMLLGHWIEMKSVLGASKALQLLVSMMPAEAHRVKGDTIEDIPLEDLLKDDVILVKPGEKVPADGIIVDGSSYLNESMLTGESKPVKKDENDKVIGGSVNGNSTLKVKVEHTGKDSYLNKVIKMVEEAQKTKSKMQNLSDRAAKWLTYIALAIGFGTLAVWLILGFPFVYALERMVTVMVIACPHALGLAIPLVVAISTAVSAQNGLLIRNRTAFEESRKISALLFDKTGTLTKGDFGVTRIESVNETYSTEEILRLSSALEQSSEHPIAVGIIKKVKEDNITIPSPENFNAITGKGVEANVEGKQVKVVSPGYLRDEKITIPEDAYSDAAETVVFVLIDGKLAGYIALADEIRPESAEAIKIFKTNNIKVLMATGDNEKTAKAVSEKLGLDGYYAEVLPHQKVEIVEELQNKGDFVAMTGDGVNDAPALAKADVGIAVGSGTDVAAETADIILVNSNPQDIANLILFGKATYNKMIQNLIWATGYNVVAIPLAAGVLYSSGFVLGPAVGAVFMSLSTIIVAINAQLLKRKIGKK